One window of Salmo salar chromosome ssa11, Ssal_v3.1, whole genome shotgun sequence genomic DNA carries:
- the LOC106563105 gene encoding complement C1q-like protein 2 — MKEVLALLLLSLCCCLSRGLGDNRDSEGYQGTGASLAVCLPDTCALFRELAAMKERLGTMDQTQAALKESFGAMGQKLGAVETKLQGSESQVEELKKVNTAQEEELKALKSLSPAQAKVAFSVALRDSGGGNIGPFTTNTPLQYKRVFSNSGSSYNPATGIFTAMVRGMYCFRYSMYSNNSGRPNSVVSLMKNSEKLVTTWNTDDSMNVHESASNAAVVQLEVGDSVYIQLWANRVVYDDINNYNTFTGFLLFTV; from the exons ATGAAGGAAGTTCTAGCCTTGCTACTGCTGTCTCTGTGCTGCTGCCTGTCCAGGGGACTGGGTGATAATCGGGACAGTGAGGGGTACCAGGGGACTGGGGCtagtctagctgtctgtctgcccgACACCTGTGCCCTGTTCAGGGAACTTGCAGCCATGAAAGAGAGATTAGGAACCATGGACCAGACGCAGGCTGCCCTGAAGGAAAGTTTTGGGGCCATGGGACAGAAACTGGGAGCTGTGGAGACCAAGCTACAGGGCAGTGAGAGTCAGGTGGAGGAGCTGAAGAAAGTGAATACAG CTCAAGAGGAAGAACTGAAAGCCTTGAAGAGCTTATCACCTG CCCAGGCAAAAGTGGCATTCTCTGTTGCTCTCAGAGACTCTGGCGGTGGGAATATTGGACCCTTCACCACCAATACCCCTTTACAGTACAAAAGAGTCTTCTCCAACTCCGGCAGTAGCTACAATCCTGctacag GCATCTTCACAGCCATGGTCAGAGGGATGTACTGCTTCCGCTACTCCATGTACAGCAACAACTCCGGCCGTCCCAACTCTGTCGTGTCTCTGATGAAGAACAGTGAGAAGCTGGTTACTACATGGAACACTGATGACAGTATGAATGTCCACGAAAGCGCTAGCAACGCAGCGGTAGTGCAATTGGAGGTGGGAGACAGTGTTTACATCCAGCTCTGGGCTAACAGGGTCGTCTACGATGACATTAATAACTATAACACCTTTACTGGGTTCCTACTGTTCACCGTGTAA